The Candidatus Latescibacterota bacterium region TCTACCAGCTGAGTTAAGCCCGCTCCGAACCTGGAATCTATCCGTCAGCATCAGGGCTGTCAACCTCCACCGCCCTGCGATTTGAATATCAACTGCCTTCCTCAGCAGCAGTTCCGCATTCATCATTTAGTTTATGATGGTATGTAAGGAGCATCTGATCCGGTCATTCATGACAAAGCTCAACTTCTCTTATCGAAAACCCAATTGTGTTGACAAAAAAATACAAATAGGCTTGAATCTAATTGTCAGCTTGAACCTGATGATTAGTAGTGGGCACCGGAATAATAGATAAGTATTGAACAATTATGAGTAATCAAAAAATATCTAACTTTTCTTATTATCTGATTTTGATTCTTACTCTCTGCATACCTAATGCCTATAGTCAGGAGTTATCGTTTTCCCTATCGCTGACAACCGACTCAGGCACGGTCCCCCAACTGCTTTTTGGGGTTAGGGACGATGCTTTTTCCGGTTTGGATAAGTATGATATCCCTGAGCCTCCCGCGGCACCGGGTTCACTCCTTCATGTCTTTCTTGCCATGCAAAGCCCTCCACTTGCGTTTCCTAATCGCTGGCATAGTGATATACGCTCACTTTCCGAGTACCAGGACAAGCGACTGGAAATCTGGAATATGACGGTGGAGTCCAATCAAACCGGTGGTGAAGGTTTGATTTCGATCGAATCCAATTCTACCCAAAACATTCCTTTCAAATTGCAAGTCCAGGGCCCCGGTGGCCTATTCGAAGTGGTTAATCCCCCGTGCACGGTCACCTTCCCGGTTAGTGCACCGGTTATTTCATTCTATTGGATTTTGGAAGTTGATGACCAAGTCCATGTTCGGACAGAAACCTGGGGGGGTGTGAAAAGCCTGTTCAGATAAAATTATCACCGGCGAGAAATCTTGATTTCGTGGCATCCCAGCAACTCCATTATTGGTGTATTAGTTGAGAAGGAGAATTTAGATGAGTTGGTTAAAAATGAGTTTCATTTTTGCTTGTTTGGTTCTAATCCTAATGCCCCCAACCTGGTCTTTGGCCCAGCTGGATTGTTCAGGGGACAACCTCCTGGCGGTGATTTTCGACAATGGCGACAACAACATTGAGGCACCTGCCTACGTTGGGGTGCCCGCTCATGTGGTTGTTTTGAATCCCACCACATCAGATATCTGGGGATACGAATTCGGATTTCATATTGATGGAAACTACATTGCCCCCAGTATTGCACTTGCGGGCTCCGGCCCTATCGATGTTGGTTTAGGCCTTGGCAACCATATTGTGGGCCTAAATGGACCAATACCAACTTCAGAAGTAACTACCCTAGCAACCCTGTCGTTTTTGCCCATGGACACGAACCCAATTTTGATTTATCTCCAACTGGTTGAACCACAAAGTAGCAGCGGATTCAACAGTGTAGTGATACCGCCAGGTGACGAGCTTCTCCATGTTTTTCCAGTTTCCGAAGACTATTCCCTCCCGGTAGCAGCAGTCAATCCGGACTTTCCGCTGGAATATTGCCCTGTACAAGAAGAGTATGAGCTGGCCATCACCATAGCCTCCGGGGGAGATAACAACAACTTTGCCGCCACTTCGTTAAATGCCACCGATGGTTACGACGCCGACATGGACTTCATCGACTCTGATCCAAACCGCAAGGTGTACTTTCCACATACGGGCTGGGTTTCTTCAGGCGAAGACCACTTCCGGACCGATGTACAGAGCGTATTCGATCCTCTGAACGAGATCAAACAATGGACCTTCGTCGTCGACACCCCATATCTCCAGTCCCCTGCCCAGGAAGTCCGAATCGACTTCGGACCCAATTTTTCAGAATCCTGGGGATATCAACTGCAACTGGTTGATCAATACACCGGCCAGACCACTTCCCTTTGGCCAAATCTCTCGTATGTGTATGAAATCTATGCCAACGATAGTCGTACATTCGAATTACAGGTCGCTTCCTTCCAAGAGGATTTCGATTTTTCCGTGGGCATCTCATATGGCGGTGATTCAGACAACACAGCCGCTGTTTCGATGAATGCAACCGATGGGTACGACCCTCTCTACGATTTCCCTGATGATGACCCATACCGAAAAGTATACTTCCCCCGAACTGGTTGGACTTCTCCTTTTGAAAACTATTTCAAAACGGATGTTCGCGCTCCATTCAACCCACTGACTGAAATGAAACAGTGGACGTTCGTCGTCGATACGCCCGTTGTGCAATCTGATGGTGAGACGGTCCAGATTGCTTTCGACCCTAGCTTTGTCGAATCATCCGGGAATGCCCTTCGTCTGGTGGATCACACTACTGGCGTCACTGTTTCCCTTTGGCCGAATTGTTCATACAGTTATCCCATGTACAACGCCGGCAGCCGAACCTTTGATTTGCAGATTGGCTCCTCACCAGTCCTGAATGACCCCTTCACGGTTGAATTCGGTGTTTATTGTGGGGAGATGGGGGACACAGGCAATTTTGCCGGCACACACCCCGACGCCCAGGATGGCTATGACCCAGGCCTGGATATTCCCGAGCCCGCTCCTGCTCCCGCCGTCTACCTAGCAGCTAGTTTTACGCATCCCGAATGGCCAATCGGGAGTCGCTACACTACCGACTACCGCAGTCTCTTTGATCCTCTTACCGAATCCCGGGTTTGGGCTTTCCAGGTGGAAACCGACCAGAACGCTAACATCAATATGGACTTCACTCCCTCGTTCAGTGAACTGGACGGGATATCACTTAAGTTGAAAGACCTGTCAAACGGGCAGGAATTCAACTTGTACCCCTCCCAGACCTATTCCTATTTGAACACGGGCCCTTCTATCAGACAATTCGAGTTGACTGTCGGAGGTGAGGGCCCGCTACCCCCGGATCTGGAACCTGCCAGTCGCAATATTTCAGATGGCTGGTCCTTGATAGGATTGCCTCTGGTTCCTCTGGCTGGGTCCAATACCTTGGGAGATGTCATTCTGGACCAGGTACCGGGGTATGGTTACGTATACGATTACCCCAGTACTGACGGGTATCGTTTCCTGTCTGCCGGAGACCCTGCCCAGTACGGAGTTGGCTATTGGTTGGCCACAGACGCACCATTCAACTGGACAATGCTCGGCGGTCAGTACCTGGATGGAATCACTATCGATCTTAATCCGGGCTGGAATCTCCTTGGTAATCCTATGTGGTTCCCTTGCCCGGTAGACGGAATCATGGTCAATTACGAAGGCCAAACCTATGACTGGGATAGTGCCAACAACATAGGATTAGTGGCTCCACTGCAGGACTACGATCGAGTAACCGATAGCTATTATCAAACCTTTGACATGGTCGCGTGGCAAGGGTATTGGTTCCGTTCTTATTATCCTGGAATTTCCCTTACTTTCCACTATCCCAACTTTCAGATTGTACCCAACCGACTTATAGCTTCTTTCCTAAAAGAGGACGACGACACAATATCGTGGAGCACCGAATTTCAGGTAACCGTCCCCGGGGAAAAAGTTGCCCGTTCGGTTACGCTGGGCGCTCATTCCACAGCTACAGAAGGCTTCGATCCCCGCTTGGATTGGCCGGAACCTCCGGCCTCTCCTTTGGGTGGGTCCAGGCTGGCTGTCCAGCATCCGGAGTGGGATCTGCCCGGCGGTAATTCCTTTGTGACGGACATGGTTCACCCGGACCAGGAAATAATGACGTGGAACATAGCCCTGACCACAGGCTATTCGGGAGATTTGGTCTTCAGTTGGGACCGAAGTCAATGGCCGAGCGATCTGGATTTTCAGCTTTACATCCCTGAAAAGAACCGGGTCGTTGTGATGTCAATGGCCAAGCAGGAGAGCATTGTTCTGCCAGTGAGCGGAGGCAGCCTGACAGTACAGGTTCGCACTCCAGACATGACCTCGGGCGTAGAAGATACTCCAGCACCGCCTTGGCGACTGGGTTTGTATCCGAACCCCTTTAACCCGATCACTACTCTTTCCTTTGATCTGAATAGACCCTGCACGGCTGAAATCCGCATCTACTCAGTCCGTGGCGAGTTGGTAAAAACTCTGGCCCAGGACCAGTACATGGCAGGCAGTCACCAAATATCCTGGAGAGGAACCGATGAAAAAGGGAGATCTGTTCCCAGTGGAGCATATTTTGCACGCTTGCTTGCGGACGGAGATCAGGTCGGTGAGGTAATCAAGATGAGCTTGATTCGTTGACTTCCAGGCAACGAATTTTGTTCCATTTGTTGTGGGTGCTGCCCGTTGCCTTTTGGCCGGGCAGCACTTCTTATGATGCCTTAAAATTTCTCCTTCTGGCAATGGCTGGATCAGCTTGGCTCCTGGCCGGGGTGCTGGGCTCGGGTGTAATTCCGAAACGCAGCCCACATCTCCAGGTTGGAGACAGATTCCGCATCAGGGAAAAGGGGAATTTTTTCCGTCTATTTCTAGGCTCACTTGGCCTAATTCTCTTAGTGGGCGGAATACGCGCTACCAATCCCCTTTTAACTCTCCGTTTTTGCCTTTTTCTGGGAATTGGGCTGTTCGTTACCCATTTGGCGGCTACTTGTCGTGACCCGGAATCTGGAAATCAAAATCTTCTGAAACCCCTACTGTATTCAACTAGCTGTATCGGCCTATATGGCATTGCCCAGATTTTTCAACTATTACCAGGAGCACCAATCGAGTCGAGATTACCGCCGGGAATCAGTACCTTGGGAAACCAGAATCAACTGGCCGGTTTGGCGAGCATCCTTTTTTTTCCATCATTGACCTTGTGGATGCGTTCCCAGCAAAAACGTGCAGAATGGTTTGCATCCCGACTAATCTCTTTTGTTCTGCTCATGGTCGTTTTCCTCTGTGGTGCCACGGGTCCTCAACTGTCCCTTGCAGGAGCAGGTTTACTGAGTCTACCCCCTCTTTTCCTCCTTCACTCGCGATGGGAATGGTCATCCTTGAGAATATTTATTGTTGGAGTAACACTCGCAACATTTGGAGGGATTTTCCTGATGGGGCTCGGAATTCGTGGGGGTGATGTGTCCGACAAAAGGTTGCAAGCAGCCCCAATTGTCCAACAGGTCCTGGATTCAAACCACTGGGACATTCGGAGAACTAACTGGCAAGTTGCCTGGCAGATGTTTCTCGACTCCCCGGTCACTGGGGTTGGAGCTGGGAACTTCTTCGTTCACATGCCGGAAACAAGGGCTGAACTGGGTCGACGATTCCCAAACCGTGATTTTGCCCAACACGCTCCTATCGCTTCGCGTGCCCACAATGAATACTTCCAATGGATAGCTGAAACCGGGTGGCTGGGATTAGGCTGGCTAGTTCTCATGGGGGGGTATTTGGGTAGATCTTGGTTCCAGATTTACAATTCCTACAACGCCCGAACAGATCGCCTCAGACATTTCCTTCTCTCCGCCGGAGTGATCACTGCATGTATTCTGTGCTTGGTCAGCTTTCCCCTTCACACTCCAGCCATCGGTCTTACTACCGCGGTTCTTCTTGGCCTTTGTTGTTGGCCAACGCATTCTCGGAAAACCACCCCAGATTTCGTAGTTCGTAGATGGAGTTTGTTCAGCATGTCCGGAGCTCTATTTTTTCTTCTTGGATTTACAGTTTTATTTTTCGGGGGGCGGGAATTCGTTGCAGATTTGAATCGTCAAATCGGCAGCAGGTATTTCCTGCTGGGAGAACATGAAACAGCCGCGCCCTACCTGGATCGTGGAGTT contains the following coding sequences:
- a CDS encoding O-antigen ligase family protein translates to MTSRQRILFHLLWVLPVAFWPGSTSYDALKFLLLAMAGSAWLLAGVLGSGVIPKRSPHLQVGDRFRIREKGNFFRLFLGSLGLILLVGGIRATNPLLTLRFCLFLGIGLFVTHLAATCRDPESGNQNLLKPLLYSTSCIGLYGIAQIFQLLPGAPIESRLPPGISTLGNQNQLAGLASILFFPSLTLWMRSQQKRAEWFASRLISFVLLMVVFLCGATGPQLSLAGAGLLSLPPLFLLHSRWEWSSLRIFIVGVTLATFGGIFLMGLGIRGGDVSDKRLQAAPIVQQVLDSNHWDIRRTNWQVAWQMFLDSPVTGVGAGNFFVHMPETRAELGRRFPNRDFAQHAPIASRAHNEYFQWIAETGWLGLGWLVLMGGYLGRSWFQIYNSYNARTDRLRHFLLSAGVITACILCLVSFPLHTPAIGLTTAVLLGLCCWPTHSRKTTPDFVVRRWSLFSMSGALFFLLGFTVLFFGGREFVADLNRQIGSRYFLLGEHETAAPYLDRGVSWAIWPEQGRMFKGLCQAALGSPMKAESSLQASLLEAPAFETMLSLAEIKIEQKDFSTSGKLLSIVEGCGPIQEFRRQAAYLRGLEALRGNDLHLASKLFTDMLPLFPASYRAMLALGYLDSLEGRKNAAAANYRQAVITLESLLAGEIGQGPITIPKRIRWQGHLRTARQALRSVADS